In a genomic window of Meleagris gallopavo isolate NT-WF06-2002-E0010 breed Aviagen turkey brand Nicholas breeding stock chromosome 1, Turkey_5.1, whole genome shotgun sequence:
- the CBY2 gene encoding spermatid-associated protein, with protein sequence MSAFDLTNQSTRCTKPEMDCVFPRMKLRDETFTFIDGKWVNEVHCQPTFAPQRRLLSKKSENEWSIWEENRALWEENQVLRIENRMLWEENKALQYLQSQNKGVQLVYSDTIQQSLQKDHKLSPFFPERHLGFQVSPGKKGLQLIRERNSILEFFHKQNRTVPSVWKDQQAITVHEENKGDSTVQKATECTTAVGEGSLDPTSQEEHDAKEESTTPTQNDTKTAPSTEDDNEILQALQDLYQILQVFLKEKCLPDDGESLHTLQDEKKFFQEEYKKLKLQLNNVKNTVSDITTQMEMLEKELIAITFPIYEEAGKNTANEFQLGEI encoded by the coding sequence ATGTCTGCTTTTGACCTGACAAACCAGAGCACACGGTGTACAAAGCCCGAGATGGACTGTGTCTTCCCACGGATGAAACTGAGGGATGAGACATTTACATTTATTGATGGTAAATGGGTGAATGAGGTGCACTGCCAGCCAACATTTGCACCCCAGAGGAGACTCCTTAGCAAGAAGTCAGAGAATGAGTGGAGCATCTGGGAGGAGAACAGAGCCCTCTGGGAGGAAAACCAAGTCCTCCGGATTGAAAACAGGATGCTatgggaagaaaacaaggcTCTCCAATACCTGCAGTCACAGAACAAAGGTGTCCAGCTTGTTTACAGTGACACCATCCAGCAAAGCCTCCAGAAGGATCATAAGCTGTCCCCATTCTTCCCAGAGAGGCATTTAGGTTTTCAGGTCAGCCCAGGCAAGAAGGGTCTCCAGCTGATCAGGGAAAGGAACAGCATCTTAGAGTTTTTCCATAAGCAGAATAGAACAGTTCCCAGCGTTTGGAAAGATCAACAGGCCATCACAGTCCATGAAGAGAACAAAGGTGACAGCACAGTTCAGAAGGCCACTGAATGTACCACAGCTGTGGGAGAAGGTAGCCTTGACCCAACCTCCCAGGAGGAGCATGATGCCAAAGAGGAGAGCACCACGCCAACCCAGAATGACACCAAGACTGCCCCAAGCACAGAGGACGATAATGAAATCCTTCAGGCTCTCCAGGATTTATACCAGATTCTCCAGGTCTTCCTGAAGGAGAAATGTCTTCCTGATGATGGAGAGAGCCTTCACACTCTCCaggatgaaaagaaattcttccaagAAGAGTACAAGAAAttgaagctgcagctgaataATGTGAAAAACACTGTGTCAGACATTACAACTCAAATGGAAATGCTGGAGAAAGAACTCATTGCCATCACTTTCCCAATATATGAAGAAGCAGGAAAGAACACAGCAAATGAGTTTCAACTTGGAGAAATATGA